One region of Bdellovibrio bacteriovorus genomic DNA includes:
- a CDS encoding translation initiation factor produces MKNTRLVFSTDPKENVRCPKCKQLQAECNCVPEDSVTDGQYTVIFRLEKGGRGGKTVTVMDGFPRNEEFLKNLAKELKAKCGVGGTHILSPKSGIIEIQGDKRDQLKKILESKRIKYKGV; encoded by the coding sequence ATGAAAAATACTCGCTTAGTTTTTAGCACTGATCCAAAAGAGAACGTTCGTTGTCCTAAATGTAAACAGCTTCAGGCCGAGTGCAACTGCGTGCCTGAGGACTCTGTGACGGACGGGCAATATACTGTCATCTTTCGCCTTGAAAAGGGCGGTAGAGGCGGAAAAACGGTCACTGTGATGGACGGCTTTCCTAGAAACGAGGAGTTCCTTAAGAATCTTGCTAAGGAACTTAAAGCAAAGTGCGGCGTTGGTGGCACTCACATTCTTTCCCCAAAAAGTGGTATAATCGAAATTCAAGGTGACAAACGCGACCAACTTAAGAAAATACTTGAGTCCAAGCGCATTAAATATAAGGGTGTTTAA
- a CDS encoding SpoVR family protein, translating to MANLTPELEAERKRICQIAKDAGLDFFETIFELITYDQINQFAAYGGFPVRYPHWKFGMEYEHLSKSYEYGLSKIYEMVINTDPCYAYLMEGNAMMDQKLVMAHVYGHCDFFKNNIWFSKTNRKMMDQMANHATRIRRYMDRYGYETVESFIDVCLSLENLIDRYSPYVEKSVAKPAESRPQEPNYLLRVDRSYMRDYINPPSFVEEQKKKAEEEAQHRAQRFPQEPEKDILNFFIHHAPLTDWQQDVLSIIRDEAYYFSPQGMTKTMNEGWASYWHSHLMTTKILNDSEIIDFADHHSGTMAMAPNGYNPYKVGIELFRDIEERWNKGQFGREWEECDDVRERKNWNRDLRLGREKIFEVRKVCNDVTFIDQFLTEDFCVRNKLFVYKFNKKTGKFEVDTKDFKAIKAQLLFHMTNFGQPIIRIEDANFENRGELLLTHLHEGIDMQPDFMSETLKNVFKMWKRPVNLATIMDETPQLFRFDGKEYTQHKLGEEPTPNPSNSESSGS from the coding sequence ATGGCGAATTTAACTCCCGAATTAGAAGCAGAAAGAAAAAGAATCTGTCAGATTGCGAAAGACGCAGGGCTGGATTTTTTTGAAACTATTTTCGAGTTGATCACTTATGATCAAATCAACCAATTTGCGGCTTACGGCGGTTTTCCCGTTCGTTACCCACATTGGAAATTCGGGATGGAGTACGAGCATCTTTCAAAGAGCTACGAGTACGGTCTATCAAAAATCTATGAAATGGTGATCAACACAGATCCTTGCTATGCCTACTTAATGGAAGGCAACGCGATGATGGATCAAAAGCTCGTGATGGCTCACGTGTATGGTCACTGCGATTTCTTTAAGAACAATATCTGGTTTTCAAAAACGAATCGTAAAATGATGGACCAGATGGCGAACCATGCGACGCGCATTCGTCGCTACATGGATCGTTACGGATATGAAACTGTGGAAAGCTTCATTGATGTTTGCCTTAGTTTAGAAAATTTGATCGATCGCTACAGTCCGTATGTGGAAAAGTCTGTGGCTAAGCCGGCAGAGTCACGTCCACAAGAGCCTAATTATCTTTTGCGAGTGGATCGCTCTTACATGCGCGACTATATCAATCCGCCATCTTTTGTCGAAGAACAAAAAAAGAAGGCAGAGGAAGAGGCGCAACACCGCGCTCAACGCTTCCCGCAAGAGCCTGAAAAAGACATTCTAAATTTCTTTATTCACCATGCTCCGTTGACAGACTGGCAGCAAGACGTACTTTCGATCATCCGCGATGAAGCTTACTACTTCTCTCCTCAAGGGATGACGAAAACCATGAATGAAGGTTGGGCTTCGTATTGGCATTCGCACTTGATGACGACGAAGATCTTAAATGATTCTGAAATCATCGACTTTGCCGATCATCATAGTGGAACGATGGCGATGGCACCGAACGGCTACAATCCTTACAAGGTGGGCATTGAGCTGTTCCGCGATATCGAAGAAAGATGGAACAAAGGTCAATTCGGTCGCGAATGGGAAGAATGCGACGACGTCCGTGAGCGTAAGAACTGGAACAGGGACTTGCGTTTAGGACGTGAAAAAATCTTTGAAGTTCGTAAAGTCTGTAACGACGTTACGTTCATTGACCAATTCCTGACAGAAGACTTCTGCGTTCGTAACAAATTGTTCGTATACAAGTTCAATAAGAAGACAGGTAAGTTTGAGGTCGATACCAAAGACTTCAAGGCTATTAAAGCTCAATTATTGTTCCATATGACAAACTTCGGTCAGCCGATCATTCGCATCGAAGATGCCAATTTCGAAAATCGCGGCGAACTTTTGCTGACACATCTGCATGAAGGCATTGATATGCAACCGGACTTCATGAGCGAGACCCTTAAAAACGTCTTCAAGATGTGGAAGCGACCAGTAAACTTGGCGACAATCATGGATGAAACCCCGCAGCTTTTTAGATTCGACGGAAAGGAGTATACACAGCATAAGTTGGGTGAAGAACCCACTCCGAATCCATCGAATTCAGAAAGCTCCGGTTCATGA
- a CDS encoding PrkA family serine protein kinase — translation MASKFDLQSLVSNWQNSSTHAKEHWSGTFEEYLDLVKQNPKITRNAYQRMYDMIVEEGTETYLDFKKEVVRYKFFDDTFNNGKDAVFGLDVQLMKLVNVLKAAALGYGTEKRVILLHGPVGSAKSTICRMLKKGLERYSHTKSGAMYTFEWIDEKLELDGILGKGVKVFPSPMNEEPLLLIPEELRQSVYESLNKGQEGSYRVHVDGELSPPSRFIFKQLMEKYDGNLMKVLEHVRVRRLFISEADRIGIGTFQPKDEKNQDSTELTGDINYRKIAEYGSDSDPRAFNFDGEFNVANRGMIEFVEVLKLDVAFLYDLLGASQEHRVKPKKFAQTHIDEVIIGHTNEPEYRRLQDNEFMEALRDRTVKIDIPYITRWRDEINIYKRDFNSQKVRGLSIAPHTVEMAAMWAILTRLEKPKKANLTRLQKLKLYNGKTLPNYTEDNVRELRKEANREGLEGISARYIQDKLSNALVAAQQSNKGSVNPFMVFKELESGLKNHSLISNEELKSEYKELLGVVLQEYEEIIKAEVQRAISADESAMQRLCANYIDNVKAYTQREKVRNQFTGNDEEPDERLMRSIEEKIEIPESRKDDFRREIMNYIGALALEGKKFNYKMNERLHKAIELKLFEDQKDSIKLTTLVSNVADKDTQEKIDIVKTRLIKDFGYDEISATDVLHYVASIFARGDVKNK, via the coding sequence ATGGCCTCTAAGTTTGATCTTCAATCGTTGGTCAGTAACTGGCAGAACTCGAGCACTCACGCTAAAGAGCATTGGAGTGGGACCTTCGAAGAGTATCTCGATCTTGTAAAACAAAATCCTAAAATCACGAGGAATGCTTATCAGCGCATGTACGACATGATCGTTGAAGAAGGCACCGAAACGTATCTGGATTTCAAAAAAGAAGTCGTCAGATACAAGTTCTTCGATGATACCTTCAACAACGGAAAAGATGCCGTCTTCGGCCTCGATGTTCAATTGATGAAATTGGTGAACGTACTTAAAGCGGCCGCTTTGGGGTACGGAACTGAAAAACGTGTGATCTTGCTTCACGGTCCGGTGGGAAGTGCGAAGTCCACAATCTGCCGCATGTTGAAAAAAGGTCTTGAGCGCTACTCGCACACAAAATCAGGTGCAATGTACACGTTTGAATGGATTGATGAAAAATTAGAACTTGATGGCATTCTAGGTAAAGGTGTGAAGGTGTTCCCTTCGCCGATGAACGAAGAGCCTTTGCTCCTAATTCCCGAAGAGCTTCGTCAAAGTGTGTATGAGTCCTTGAATAAAGGACAAGAAGGTTCTTACCGCGTGCATGTTGATGGGGAGCTCAGCCCTCCTTCACGCTTTATCTTCAAACAATTGATGGAAAAATACGATGGCAACTTGATGAAAGTTCTTGAGCACGTTCGTGTGAGAAGACTCTTCATCTCGGAAGCAGATCGTATTGGTATCGGTACTTTCCAACCTAAAGACGAAAAGAATCAGGACTCTACAGAGCTTACGGGCGATATCAATTATCGCAAGATTGCTGAATATGGATCTGATTCGGATCCTCGTGCATTTAACTTTGACGGGGAGTTCAACGTTGCTAATCGCGGTATGATTGAGTTCGTCGAGGTTCTTAAACTTGACGTGGCTTTCTTGTACGACCTTTTGGGAGCGTCACAAGAACACAGAGTTAAACCTAAGAAATTCGCTCAAACTCATATCGATGAAGTGATTATCGGACACACGAATGAACCAGAATACCGTCGTCTTCAAGACAACGAATTCATGGAAGCTCTTCGTGACCGTACAGTGAAGATCGATATTCCTTATATCACTCGTTGGAGAGACGAAATCAACATCTACAAGCGTGATTTCAATTCTCAAAAAGTCCGTGGTTTAAGTATTGCGCCTCACACGGTTGAGATGGCGGCGATGTGGGCTATTCTGACTCGTTTGGAAAAGCCGAAGAAAGCCAACCTCACTCGTTTACAAAAACTAAAACTCTACAATGGTAAGACGTTACCGAATTACACCGAAGACAACGTGCGTGAGCTTCGTAAAGAAGCCAATCGCGAAGGTCTTGAAGGTATTTCGGCTCGTTATATCCAGGATAAACTTTCTAATGCCCTGGTTGCGGCTCAACAGTCCAATAAAGGCTCTGTGAATCCGTTCATGGTGTTTAAGGAACTTGAATCCGGTCTTAAGAATCACTCGTTGATTTCTAACGAAGAGCTTAAGAGCGAATACAAAGAACTTCTAGGCGTGGTTCTTCAGGAATACGAAGAAATCATTAAAGCGGAAGTTCAAAGAGCGATCAGCGCCGATGAAAGCGCGATGCAAAGACTTTGCGCGAACTACATCGACAATGTGAAAGCTTACACTCAACGTGAAAAAGTACGTAATCAGTTCACGGGCAATGATGAAGAGCCGGATGAGCGTTTGATGCGATCTATTGAAGAGAAAATTGAGATCCCTGAATCTCGTAAAGATGATTTCCGTCGTGAGATCATGAATTACATCGGGGCGTTGGCTTTGGAAGGCAAGAAGTTCAATTACAAAATGAACGAACGTCTTCATAAAGCGATTGAATTGAAACTCTTTGAGGATCAAAAAGACAGCATCAAACTTACGACTTTAGTGAGCAACGTTGCTGATAAAGATACTCAAGAAAAAATTGATATCGTTAAAACTCGTCTCATCAAGGACTTCGGGTACGATGAAATCTCTGCGACGGACGTTCTACACTACGTTGCAAGTATCTTCGCCCGCGGGGATGTAAAGAATAAATAA
- a CDS encoding DUF444 family protein, with protein MSIREDNNRFREIVKGKVKEDLRKYVSQGEMIGKREEEYVKIPLPRIDIPNFRYGPKQQGGVGQGEGQPGQDVGDPGEGGQGQAGEAPGEHLLEVELSMEELADILGEKLQLPRIEPKGAKNIESLKTKFTGLAPVGPEGLRHFKSSYKRALKRMVGAGTYNPEEPLVLPIRRDMQYKSFKKVNQPQTQAVVIYMMDVSGSMGDEQKEIVRLESFWINTWLKKHYKGLETRFIIHDAAAKEVDEDTFFRTSESGGTLISSAYKLCQEIILKDYPVHEWNIYPFHFSDGDNWSGEDTRLCIKMMTEFFLPNCNVFSYGQVESKYGSGQFLKDLQKEFGNDERLTLSQIENRDKILDSIKDFLGKGR; from the coding sequence ATGTCGATTCGGGAAGACAATAACAGGTTCAGAGAAATCGTTAAGGGCAAGGTCAAAGAAGATCTTCGCAAGTATGTCTCCCAGGGCGAAATGATTGGGAAGCGAGAGGAGGAGTACGTTAAAATTCCTCTTCCTCGCATTGATATTCCTAACTTCCGTTACGGTCCTAAGCAACAGGGCGGTGTCGGTCAAGGGGAAGGTCAACCCGGTCAAGACGTCGGCGATCCAGGTGAAGGTGGGCAAGGACAGGCCGGAGAAGCTCCTGGAGAGCATCTTTTGGAAGTCGAACTTTCCATGGAAGAGTTGGCAGATATTCTTGGTGAGAAGTTACAACTTCCGCGCATTGAGCCTAAAGGTGCAAAGAATATTGAATCCTTAAAGACGAAGTTTACGGGACTTGCTCCGGTGGGGCCTGAAGGTCTTCGTCATTTTAAATCTTCTTATAAAAGAGCTTTAAAACGTATGGTGGGTGCTGGCACCTACAACCCGGAAGAGCCGCTAGTGTTGCCGATCCGCAGAGATATGCAATACAAGTCCTTCAAAAAAGTGAATCAACCGCAAACCCAAGCCGTGGTGATTTACATGATGGACGTGTCAGGCAGTATGGGTGACGAGCAAAAAGAAATCGTTCGTCTGGAAAGCTTCTGGATCAACACGTGGTTAAAGAAACATTATAAGGGTTTAGAGACTCGTTTCATTATTCACGATGCCGCCGCGAAAGAAGTGGACGAAGATACTTTCTTTAGAACCAGTGAATCAGGCGGAACCTTGATCAGCTCTGCTTATAAGCTCTGTCAGGAAATCATCCTGAAAGACTATCCCGTTCATGAGTGGAATATTTATCCCTTCCATTTCAGTGACGGTGATAACTGGTCGGGTGAAGACACCCGTTTGTGTATTAAGATGATGACTGAATTCTTCCTTCCGAACTGCAACGTCTTTAGCTACGGGCAGGTGGAAAGTAAATACGGAAGTGGTCAGTTCCTTAAAGATTTACAAAAAGAATTTGGCAACGACGAAAGACTCACTCTGAGCCAAATCGAAAACCGCGACAAGATCCTTGATTCTATCAAGGACTTCTTGGGTAAAGGCCGCTAA